One genomic window of Medicago truncatula cultivar Jemalong A17 chromosome 1, MtrunA17r5.0-ANR, whole genome shotgun sequence includes the following:
- the LOC25482920 gene encoding CBL-interacting serine/threonine-protein kinase 7, with amino-acid sequence MERRPQSPPSPPPSPPSRIILGKYQLTKFLGRGNFAKVYQARSLIDGSTVAVKVIDKSKTVDASMEPRIVREIDAMRRLQNHPNILKIHEVLATKTKIYLIVDFAGGGELFLKLARRRKFPEALARRYFQQLVSALCFCHRNGIAHRDLKPQNLLLDAEGNLKVSDFGLSALPEQLKNGLLHTACGTPAYTAPEILGRIGYDGSKADAWSCGVILYVLLAGHLPFDDSNIPAMCKRITRRDYQFPEWISKPARYLIYQLLDPNPKTRIRLENVFGNNWFKKSLREEPEEKLFDDKYSFDGYKKLELGMNAFDIISLSSGLNLSGLFETTTLRSEKRFTSSEEVGVVEEKVKEIGVRLGFRVEIGKNGAIGLGKGKVTMVVEVFKIVDDLLLVALKLENGGLEFEDVHWNDWKIGLQDVVLSWHNNHESNNLPM; translated from the exons ATGGAACGGCGGCCACAATCACCACCGTCGCCGCCACCATCACCGCCGTCACGAATCATCCTCGGCAAATACCAACTCACAAAATTCCTCGGCCGAGGAAACTTCGCTAAAGTATACCAAGCACGTTCCCTCATCGACGGTTCAACCGTCGCCGTAAAAGTCATCGACAAATCCAAAACCGTCGATGCATCAATGGAGCCACGAATCGTTCGCGAAATTGACGCGATGCGTCGGCttcaaaatcatccaaacatTCTCAAAATCCATGAAGTTTTAGCCACTAAAACTAAGATCTACCTCATCGTTGATTTCGCCGGCGGCGGTGAACTTTTCCTCAAACTCGCCCGACGTCGTAAGTTCCCGGAGGCACTAGCACGGAGGTACTTTCAACAGCTTGTTTCCGCTCTTTGTTTCTGCCACCGTAACGGTATCGCTCACCGCGATCTCAAACCGCAGAATCTCCTCCTCGATGCTGAAGGTAATCTCAAGGTTTCCGATTTCGGTCTCTCGGCGTTGCCGGAGCAGCTCAAAAACGGTCTTCTGCATACAGCTTGTGGTACGCCGGCGTACACCGCGCCGGAGATTCTCGGCCGGATTGGATACGACGGATCTAAAGCTGATGCCTGGTCTTGTGGTGTTATCCTCTACGTTCTTCTCGCCGGTCATCTTCCGTTCGATGATTCGAATATTCCGGCGATGTGTAAGAGAATAACTCGCCGGGATTATCAGTTTCCGGAATGGATTTCGAAACCGGCGCGGTACCTAATCTATCAATTACTTGATCCGAATCCGAAAACCCGTATCCGGTTAGAGAATGTTTTTGGAAACAATTGGTTTAAGAAATCGTTAAGAGAAGAACCTGAAGAGAAACTTTTCGATGACAAATACAGTTTTGATGGTTACAAGAAACTGGAATTAGGGATGAATGCGTTTGATATAATATCGTTGTCGTCGGGTTTGAATTTGAGTGGTTTGTTTGAAACGACGACGTTAAGGAGTGAGAAGAGGTTTACTTCAAGTGAAGAAGTTGGTGTGGTTGAGGAGAAGGTGAAGGAGATTGGAGTGAGATTAGGGTTTCGGGTTGAGATTGGGAAGAATGGTGCAATTGGATTGGGGAAAGGGAAGGTTACTATGGTTGTTGAGGTGTTTAAGATTgttgatgatttgttgttggtTGCTCTTAAATTGGAGAATGGTGGATTGGAGTTTGAGGATGTTCATTGGAATGATTGGAAAATTGGGCTTCAAG ATGTTGTTCTTTCTTGGCATAATAATCATGAATCCAACAACTTGCCCATGTAA